The proteins below come from a single Bacillota bacterium genomic window:
- a CDS encoding YwiC-like family protein: MELHGRRFPLPREHGSWVMLVLPASLPLLALRAWAPAAGWTLLAMVALFLGREPLRQRLRGAAATWTVAVPLAGAAVAGAAALLRSHSLALAGWALLAAAVLAAELAFSRVRRITPRRALFRELAGVAGLTAGAPALAAALGRPPAFQLGLWLLALMPFGLGTLHVDRFVTWRREHTPEAERRRSAFLLLAAAAGGAVLLSLVLTALEPITGVPGRAALAWAPELLHLASTARRPEARADFKRIGLEETASGILWLILGSVLIASA, translated from the coding sequence ATGGAGCTGCACGGCAGGCGCTTCCCCCTTCCCCGCGAGCATGGTTCGTGGGTGATGCTGGTCCTGCCCGCGTCCCTGCCACTGCTGGCGCTGCGCGCCTGGGCGCCGGCGGCCGGCTGGACGCTGCTGGCGATGGTGGCGCTCTTCCTCGGCCGCGAGCCGCTCCGCCAACGCCTGCGCGGCGCCGCCGCCACCTGGACGGTGGCCGTGCCGCTGGCGGGGGCCGCGGTCGCCGGGGCGGCCGCCCTCCTCCGTTCGCATTCGCTCGCCCTGGCCGGCTGGGCGCTGCTGGCGGCGGCGGTGCTGGCGGCGGAACTCGCCTTTTCCCGGGTCCGCCGGATCACGCCCCGCCGGGCCCTGTTCCGCGAGCTGGCCGGCGTGGCGGGCCTGACGGCGGGCGCGCCCGCCCTGGCCGCGGCGCTGGGACGCCCGCCCGCCTTCCAGCTGGGACTCTGGCTCCTCGCCCTGATGCCCTTCGGCCTCGGAACCCTCCACGTCGACCGCTTCGTCACCTGGCGGCGGGAGCACACCCCCGAGGCGGAGCGTCGCCGCTCCGCCTTCCTCCTGCTGGCGGCCGCAGCTGGCGGCGCCGTTCTCCTCTCTCTCGTCCTGACCGCCCTGGAGCCGATCACGGGGGTCCCGGGCCGGGCCGCGCTGGCCTGGGCGCCGGAGCTTCTCCATCTGGCCTCTACCGCGCGCCGGCCGGAGGCACGCGCCGATTTCAAGCGGATCGGGCTGGAGGAGACCGCGTCCGGGATCCTCTGGCTGATCCTCGGGTCGGTTTTGATCGCGTCCGCTTGA